A genomic region of Cannabis sativa cultivar Pink pepper isolate KNU-18-1 chromosome 1, ASM2916894v1, whole genome shotgun sequence contains the following coding sequences:
- the LOC115704329 gene encoding uncharacterized protein LOC115704329: protein MGSTAPIAIGTRGTVGSLVRKEIEYFTKLEVDRHGNSRKPRGPQILDMASTTNSKRGNNSWPSFKFLMIMSWKRRKQRSPSRSFIPSLCSASEVDERNRFNLNGPPAFSYRILRDDLRSFDL, encoded by the coding sequence ATGGGTTCAACAGCTCCAATAGCAATAGGTACTAGAGGCACTGTAGGATCACTTGTGAGGAAGGAAATTGAGTATTTCACCAAGCTTGAGGTAGACCGCCATGGAAATTCACGCAAGCCCAGAGGACCCCAGATTCTAGATATGGCTTCTACTACTAATTCTAAGCGTGGTAACAACTCTTGGCCAAGTTTCAAGTTCTTGATGATTATGAGTTGGAAGAGAAGAAAACAGAGAAGCCCTTCTCGGAGTTTCATTCCTAGTTTATGTTCTGCTTCAGAAGTTGATGAAAGAAATCGGTTCAACTTGAATGGACCTCCTGCTTTCAGTTACAGGATTCTTAGAGATGACTTAAGAAGCTTTGACCTTTAG